The stretch of DNA ACTACGACCAGAGACTGTTGTCAGCACTTGACCCATAATCACTCACTTTAATCCCTGCCGCTAGGAAGGGAGTACGATTGTTTTTCCTGTAGCACAGATGGAGAAAGCAAGGGAGAGTGCCTAATTACAAGGTCCGAGCCACAGGGCTAGAGAGTTGCATGGCTGAATTGGAATCCAGGCAGTCTGGGTCCAAGGTCTGGCTTTTGACCACTACTTTATATTTCATCTGTCACCCACCATGGGACACAGCACCAGCAAGTGCTCTGGAATGCCCACAGCACCTGACCACTGGTGCACGCACGCCTCTCCAtcttctctcccacctccctgcATATCGGTGCACccgagtgtgcacacacacacacatcatacacACTCACGACCCAAGACAACGCCATCAAGGACCAACACCAGCGGCTGCCAACACGAATCCAGGGGGCTGATGGGGTCCTAGGCAAGGCTGGCTCTGGGCCACCCCCTTATGTTCAAGAGGAAACACAGACAGTCTGGGGCCTGGGAAGGAAAGCGCCAGGGAGGCGGGCAGGAGGACCTTGGCACCCATCAGGGCTTCCGAGAGAGAGGCCTGGGCTGCTGCCCGAGAGCAGCCTGTAGAGGGCAGTGTGTGCCAGTCTGAGGCTGCTCGCCAAGCCCCCAGCCAGGCCCGGGTTCTGTGCAACCCTGCAGGACTCGGAGTCATAGACGACCCACTCACTAGCTCCCGACcctcatttgttctttctttcctcccaaaCTACACGCACCAACCAGGCACCGAATCCGTGCTCACTGGATCACGCACACACGAATGCATAAATTACAGCCGGCACCATCAGGCCCCCGTGGTCCCAAGCCCCAGGCAGGAGTGCCAGGGAGGGGCAGATACTTGACCCAGCAGCGGGAGGGGACTCTATAAGGAAGGggctggaggagaaggagggcagGCCAGGACAATTCAAAGTAGGTTTTTGGAATCATCACATCAGCGAACCATCTTTTTGCTGAGCTCCCAGGTGCATTTGGAGGTGCCCAGCCATTCCGCTCCCCAGAATAGGAGAGCGGGGCACGCTAGCCCAGCGCCACCCGTCTGCCAGTCGCTGCAGCCCGCAGCCCCCGACCGGGACCTCAGTTTCTCTGGCTGCCCCCCAGCAGGGAGAGCGAGCCAGGACTGCCAGGGACCTTGCGGCCGCGCCCGGTTTCCGAGGAACTCACATGCGCCGTCGAGGCGCGCTTCTTGCGCCTCCCAAGGGTTCCTCCGAAGCCTGTGGTCAGGCCACCGCTTCCTGGGAAGCCCAAGCCAAGACCAGGGACAGCGACAGGCTGGGAGGGCTGTGGGGGCAGCTGCCGGAGGGCtcgcggccggggggggggggggggccgctccgCGGCGGGAGCAGCCCCGAGGGGTCGGAGGCCGGACCTGCAGGTGGGGCCCCGGAGTCCGAGGGGGAGGGTCTGACTCCAGCGAGCGGAGGTTAGAGACCTACCCGAGACGGTGCCGAGACACCTGCGGGCGGGGGAGAGGGGCGTGTCAGGGCCAGTGCAGAGGATCCTAAGGGCTTGGCTGCAGAAATCTGGGACCCAGGCTAGTCCTGGCGGCCCAGGTGCGGTCTCCAGGTGCGAAGGGGGCATCCGGGCCACAGCGGGTCCAGGGGCGGGACCAGCACCCTCGATGGGGGGGGGTCCCAGGACGGGGGTGAGGCTGGGTCAGCGGAGGGGGTGGTCCCCGAGGGCGTGGGAAAGGACGAGCTCGCGCAGCCCGCGCCAGGGCACCACCGCGGAAAAGAAACCGAAAgtggcgcggcggggcggggcctggggggcggggcctgcgggggcggggcctgggggcggggctacGGGCCCCACCTCCGGGCCGGTTTAAAAGACTGGTGCAGGGGCGGGCGCGGAGCAGAGCGAGCTGCGGCCGTGGCAGCTGCAGGGCTCCCGGCCCCGGAGCATGCGCAGGAgccgccccggagccccccgccgccccgcccgcggcgccccgcgccccgccgccagGTGAGCGGGGCACTgggcagagaaggggagggagaggggaggacaggACCGGGCAGGACGGGACACGCGGAGGCGCGGCCCCGGGGGCTGCGCGCGCGGGGGTCCGCCACGCCCCTGGCCCCCGGCGGCCCCACCCCGGCAGCCCCCAGCGTGCGGGGCGCCCGCGGCGCAGCTCGTCCGTCTTTGCCCATCGCGCCCGGACGAGGCGCCAGTGCCCGGCGCGGCCAgcaggcggcggccgcggggcggcgAGCCGAGGGCCAGGTGGCCGCAGTCGGGGCAGGCTTGTCCCGCGCCTCTCCACGCCCCCCTCTGGCCCGGCGGCCGGACTCCGCCCCGGCACagcctgcacccccgcccccccccgccccccccgcccccgccgcccggagGGGCTCCCCGGggtccctggggtccctggggtcGGCGCCCCCTGCTGCCCGGGCGCGCCCCAGCGCTCGGCTCAGCGCCCGTGTCTCCCCCGCAGCGCACCCCCGGACGCTATGGCCCACCCGTCCGGCTGGCCCCGCGTGTAGGATGGTAGCACACAACCAGGTGGCAGCCGACAATGCAATCTCCACGGCAGCAGAGTCCCGACGGCGGCCAGAGCCTTCCCCGACctcgtccccgtccccgtccccgtccgcGTCCGCGTCCTCGTCCGCGTCCTCGTCCTCGGCGGCCCCCGCGCGCGCGCGGCCCTgcgcgccccccgcggccccggccccggccccggccccgaccccggccccggccccggccccggccgcggcccccggAGACACGCACTTCCGCACGTTCCGCTCGCACGCCGAGTACCGGCGCATCACCCGCGCCAGCGCGCTCCTGGACGCCTGCGGCTTCTACTGGGGGCCCCTGAGCGTGCACGGGGCGCACGAGCGGCTGCGCGCCGAGCCCGTGGGCACCTTCCTGGTGCGCGACAGCCGCCAGCGGAACTGCTTCTTCGCGCTCAGCGTGAAGATGGCCTCGGGCCCCACGAGCATCCGCGTGCACTTCCAGGCCGGCCGCTTCCACCTGGACGGCAGCCGCGAGAGCTTCGACTGCCTCTTCGAGCTGCTGGAGCACTACGTGGCGGCGCCGCGCCGGATGCTCGGGGCCCCGCTGCGCCAGCGCCGCGTGCGGCCGCTGCAGGAGCTGTGCCGCCAGCGCATCGTGGCCACCGTGGGCCGCGAGAACCTGGCGCGCATCCCCCTCAACCCCGTCCTCCGCGACTACTTGAGCTCCTTCCCCTTCCAGATCTGACCGGCCGCGCACGCAGCATTAACTCGGGGGCCTTGTTAGGTTTTcgttttattaattattaattgcCCTGGAACCACGTGGGTGCCCTCCCCGCCTGGGTCGGAGGGGGCGGgcgtgcagggggtggggggcgaggcGCCTCCCAGTCCCCCCCCACCTGCTGGAGACGAGGCCGCAGACCCCTCCCCTCTCTTGGGGGAGGGCGCCCCCCCTCCTGGTGCTCCCTCTGGGTCCCCCTGGTTGTTGTAGCAGCTTAACCTAACTGTATCTGGGGCCAGGGCCTGAATTTGTACCTCCTACCTCTTCATGTTTACATATACCCAGTATCTTTGCACAaaccaggggttgggggagggtctctggctttatttttctgcCGTGCAGaatcctattttatattttttacagcCAGTTTAGGTAATAAACTTTgttatgaaagtttttttttttttaagaaaaaaaaaaaaggtttctagAGCGTGTGCTTTTGCTGAAGGGATTTCCTTGGTCCTGAATGGGGTCTGGGGCAGAGGGGGGTCCTAACGCAGACCTGTTTTCCTTGGTTCTGAATGGGTCTGGGGCAGAGGGGTCCTAACGCAGACctgtttggatggatggatggatggatggatggatggatggggaacCTGCGTGCTTCCACCCACAGCTCTCAGGAGGAGAGGAACTGCTGGGCCAGTTTGGGTATTTTGTGTGGGGTAAAATGGCAGCTGGTGTGTGAGTACTTCATGTGTGCCATACCCTATTCTGTGCTTTACATGCTTATATTTGAGAAGCCTATGAAGCAAGAGtcttagcctctttttttttttttttttttttttttacggaaGAGACAACCAAGGCAGGGGCACGTTTGCCCCAGGGGGCCATTCCCCATGACATTCCCCATGTCAGAGAAGGCCCATTTTTGGCTGTCCACCCAGAATCTATTTGAAAAGGATGACAGAGAGGAAACTTCTTTCATTCTGTGACCACAACACCTTCCAGgaagaaggtgggggtggggtgggggcttgaTGACTTTTTGGAAGGAGGAGTGGCACATTCTGAAACTCGGCATTGAGGGAGACATATTTCAGATGGGATAGAGATACAGGGCTGGGCCTGACTTCATCCTTCCTGTCCTgttctgtctcgtgtactttttgGTGAAAACACAACTGGGAGCCAGAAAAATGCTTTGTGGTCTGTGGTGGCAGGAGGGCCCTGCTAGTGGCTTTGGGCAATTCCCTTTGCCTCTAAGGGCCTCAGTGTCTACCTCTAAAATGGGTTCGCTGGAGGAGGTGGTTGCTGTAACGCTCAGCAGCAGGTGTCTGCATCACAGACAAGGCTGAGTTCTCAGGAGCTGGGCGACAGAAGAGTTGCTCCAGGGCACTGTGTGGCTGGCCCACATCGCCCAAATTGCCCGCCACATGGGCTCTATGGCTAGTCCTGTGTCAGTGGCCTGACAGATAAGCCATGTTGGCCACCCAGGGCTGTAAGGCCACACCCGGTGAATTGAGTCACTTTAGGGTTCAGGGTTAAACAGCCTCACGGACATGTTGCACTTTATTTGTAGAAGTTGGACTGGCCCTCTTTGCAGCCTTGGACATGCTTATGATGAAGTGTCCTAATATTTAATAATACCTTTCAGACTTGAAAGTGCAACATAAAATTAACTTGATAGAGAACTGGAACAGCCCAGGCCTGTCTTGGGGATTAAATAGGTTCCAGGCCTCAAGGTTAAGGATGGCCAGGAGAGATTTAGGATCTCCGCACTTTGGCAATTGCATCCTTTTAAtaaggtggggtgggagggaaggaggtgacGTCTTGTCTCTGTGCCTCTAAGGAGCgactgcttctcccttcaccACTTCCCTGCcctttgttcactgctgtgtgGATCAAGTCTCGTCCTCCTGACTTTCCCTGTCTCACCCCCCCTaccccctgccttcccctctcAGCCTGGACAGTGCCTGGAGAAATCCAAGAAGGCAGTGCTTGGGCACACCACAGACACTTAGTGAGCACTTACTGGATGCTGGGGGGGCCTGTGCTACCTTGTTGAATCTCCCAGCTGGCCTGTGAGTTAGAAACCtctctcccaaaaaaaaaaaaaaaaaaaaaaagaaacctctctcccattttacagataggaaaactgaggctcgcGGAAGCCGCAAAGTAGGGCACACAGTAAGTGGCGAAACTTAATACCTCTTTGGAGGCGGGGTACCACTAGGCAACAGAGCCTCCCAAAGAGGGCCtaaccagcagcagcagccaacatacagaatatatgtgtatatatagccTTACTGCGCAGGCACCATTCCTGGCCCCAGGACCTATATGAAAACATTCAACCACCCCTCCCCAGACTTACAATTTGGCTGCTGTTaacagccccattttacagaggaggaaacaggtcCTCATCTAAAGAGAAACAAATTAGCTTATGATATTTTCAGGGCTTTGTcatccttcttaaaaaaaagtgtttaaaaatgacATCCTCCCCGCACAAACTACTCCCTTTAGAAAACCTGGAGCAGAATAGCTGAGAATAAAGGCCCCTCTGATCACATTCCCTGGAGCTGGCCCCCTTCTCcttgtgaatcttttttttttttttaaatctatactAACATACAGACAGTGACCTAAAGTGACCTAAGAGCCCCCAGGAGCTGCACCCCGCCCCGTGTGACTGAGATCTAGTGCACACACCACTGCTGCAGAGGAAAAGCACTGGGGATGGTGGctaggggggcggggggtggtggtggtggtggtggtagtggtggtggcagggggaggggaggtggcagtAGAGGAGCAGTGTGTGCCATGTGGCTTCCCTGGTGGTGCAGATGCTCCGTCTCAAACCTCAGCTTCATGATTCAGCAGCACTGGCGTCAATTTACAAGAATGAAAAGTGAGAGGAGGGTTTGTGTGTGGCGGGGGCAGGATCAGGGGCCCAAGTGTGGCTGACATCTCCCCGCTGACAGTGGGTGGACTGGGCATCGTGGGGGCAGAAGGTGGGAAAGCAGCAGCTCTGGGGCCTGATGGGGGAGGCGAGGAACAGGTGTGGGACCTGCACCACAGCCGCCCCTGGGCTGGAGACTCTGatcttcattttagagatgaggaaatggaggctcagagccGTATAGCCACTCACTCAGGGTCACAGAGCAACCCAGCGATAGCCAAGACTCGCCCAGGTCCATCCCACTCTAAAGGCGATTGGTTCCTGAAAGAGGAGGAATCCCACGAAAATGCATATTCATAGTTCTCACCCCACCTGGTTGATCATCCCAAGCTTAGGAGCAGAACTGTTCCCGCTCCCCCAGGCAGGAGCTGAGCCTCTTGCCCTAGAGGTGCAAACAAGCTGGCAAGACATCAGGGCTCTGAGTGAGAGTTGAGCTCCACATAACACACATTCCCCGAGCACCTACTATGATCCCGGCATTGCTCTGAGCCCAGGGGATGCAGGGAACGAACGGTCCCCTGCTCTCCTGGCATTCACCTCCAGACACCCGGGGCCTCGCACAATAAGTAACACGATAGGAGACTCAAGGAACCAGAACGTTCCAAGTAGTGACAATCCTCACTCGGATTAAAGCTCAACATGATGGTTGCACAGTGGGTGGGACTCGGTTAGAAAGGTCAGGAAGGCTCCTGTGAGGTGACACTGCAGTCATACCTGGAATGCCCAGAGGAGCCAGCCGAGGGAACTGCAAGTGCAAAGGCCGCCTTGGGTTGGGAAGCAGTTCAGCCCCCTGCCGAGCAAAGGCTGGTGGAACTGGGGGGACCGagtgcaggaggtgggagggagggcgggcaggggccggggctTTGGAAGTGTGATGGGGAGGCTGGTGTGCCCCGATCCATTCTGTGTTGTGACCAGACCCTCTGACTAAGGCAGGGAGGCCCCGGGAGATGGCCTTAGGCTTCCTGCCTTCTGCGTGGacttggggatggggtgggatggggtgtgGTTTATTCCTAACCAGATCCCTAAGCGCTGGCCAGTCaggagaggcagggacccagTGTGGACCAGGCATCAGTCAGAAACCCCAAGCCTGGGTCTAACAGAGCCCCAGGTCTATGgccccccaggcccagggaggggcttCCTGGGGCAGCCGCCACCTGTGCGGGGCCGAGCGGGCCTCAACTTTGGGGAAGGACGTGCAGCACCTGGAAGGAGATGGCTTGAGCCCTCCACCACTGTTATCCAGAGACTCCCCGGGGCTCGACATGGACATGGCCTGATTCTGGAGAGCCTCAAGGTCCCGCACACAGTGCGGTTTTCAATGAAGCAAATTCACACAGGGACAGTGGTGCCAGCGCTGGGTGCCCTTGGCCCTGGGACCTGGTCGGCAGACAACCCTCATGGGAAATTTAGGTTCCACGCTCTCCACTGACGGCTTCTCCCCAGTACCTACCTCCCCGCACCCCCCATTCCCACACACACCCTCTGTGGGGTCAGCAGCTCCAAGCCCCATTCCTCCAGGCCTCCAACAAGGACTCGGGAGGCCTTCAGgtgtccccacccaccccaccaccactgcCCTCATGTCTGGGCTCAGCACTCATTGCTCCCTCGTGCCACCGGGTCTTTGCACACGCCAGGCTGCTCCAGGTAGGTGGTGGGTGCTGTTTCCAGCCTGGACCACGTTGCCCGCTCCGAAGGCTCGGGCGGTGAGGGCCTCCATGTGCTGCACGCCCATGATTTCACCGCCCTGCCCTCACCTGCAGGCAATGGGCTCCAAGCAGGCTCTGTGGGCCGTGCTCTCCACCTCCACCTGGCGCTCGCGCTGCCCTGTGCGCGCTGCACGCTGGCCATCTCCgggctcccagggtcctggcagtAGCCCTGAGGCCCAGACGTGCATGCCCTAAGGAAGTCCGGGACCAGAAAGCGCTTCCACCCCATCCCAGTCCACACGGCCCCTTGCCCACCCCAACTCACCCAGCCCTTAGGTTCTGAAGTCTATCTTCCTCATCGGAAATGATGAATAACTGTTCACACCCTATGGGTGAAGTTAAGTAAAGGGGTGCTCATAACCCCTTCACACAAGATAACACAAGATAGTAACAATAACACAAGATAGTATCCAATAACTGTGACTGGCTCTCTCTGCTTCTTGATTCTCTCATTTCTACTGCCATTTACTAAGCACCTCGTGGGTGCTGATTAGTACTTCACCCAGGCTGCCTCCCGGGGAGACAGGCTCAAAAGGCAAAGGAACTGCCCCCGTGGGTGCGTGAACGGCTAAAGCACTGTGACCGCGGGTGCCTGGTGTATCTCATCCACTGCAGTGCTCAACAGTTCATGTATTTATGCCTCGTTTCTGCCACTTAGGACCCCCCTGGAGGGTGTTGAGAGCCACGGAAGCAGCCAGGGCTTCGAGCATCTCACTTGCCCGCCCTTTCCCAGCAGCGCAGGCTGAGAAGGCAGGAGAGGCGGTGGGCTGGTAACGTCTGCGCAAGGCCACGTGAGAGTTCAGCCTAGGACGATGGCCAGGACCCCTTGGTTGGAAGGGACCCCCTGGCGAGCcgctctggggcagccccggcaGCTGGTGGGGGGTCACAGATGCAAATGAGGATGAGCAGGGACAGGGATGCTCAGAGCCAGAGAGCTGGATCCTGCACaagagcagggctgggagggtgACATTCAGGGCCTGCAGGGGCCTAGGTGGTGACACATGTACTGCCTACCACACCTGGGTGCTTCCAGGAAGGGCAGCCAGAAGTATGATGAGGCAGAGGAGGGCGCATGGCCCGTGTAAGTCAGCCTCGgagggcccctccccacccacatctTGCTCTGGAAGGCAGCTTGCTGGAACAGAGAGAGCCAGGCCCCaggacctgggttcgagtcctgcctCTGCCAACTGTGCGACAGTAGCTGCCTCATCCATACAATGAAAATTAGACCCACTCTGCTCTGCTTCACAGGGTCATGAGGATCCATGACTCAAGATAAGTGGAAACGAAATGGATCACCACCCAAATATGGTGATTTTTATCAGATGACAAGAATTCTGTATTATTTTGCATCACACAGACTCCCCGGGCGTATTCCAATCAGCATAGGCATTAGGTTAGGCAAACCTGGCTTTATTCTCAACTTGCCATTTATGAAGAACAGCAGCGGCTCCCAGCTCACCCCACATCAAATGCTCACTGGATGCTAGGCATCGCTGTCTGTAATCCCTgcaatctcatttaatcatcattggacaactgccccccccacccaggaAACAGGTGTAATTATTATCATCCTCCTTCTGCAGATGAGGCCATTGAACGCAGAGAGGTTAAATAGAgtacccagggtcacacagcaggcaGGTGGCGGAGGCCAGGGCATCCTAACGCGGGGAAACCCGAGTTTACAACCCCTTCCTCCTGTGAAGCTTCAGGGCGGAGATGGCCGAGCTCCACTTGTACCATCCAGGTGCCAGCTGGTCTGTTATTTGATTATTATCTCCTTCAAATTGAGTCACTTGGTTTCCTCCGTGAGTTTTATTTAAAGGGAAGTGTATCATTACCACCCACAAACGGAAAGCCAGCAAGAGGTAATCccaaaaaaaatgtaatgcaatCCCAACAGCGCTTACATTCCAACTGGATCTTGGTGCCCCACGCTGCCCTGAGAGGTCGGCTCCACGTTTGgttgggaggcaggaggcagggagtgCCAAGTGCCAGGGCGGTGTATGCGGTGTATACGGCACAACAGCACCCATCTCAGACCTTGTGGACTTCAGTTGAAAGATCCCGAAGGATGGATGCAAAGAGGAACTTGCTGTttcatggcgggggtgggggaaggcttcgtattttgtaaaaatgttctTGCATCTCACCAGACAGCATCATCCAGAGACCCTCGGGGACACCTGTCCCACACCGGGGAAACAACTGTCCAGCTTGGCCGCCAGCGGTGTGGCCCTAGCAAGCAGTGCTTTCAGTGGTTCTGAGTCTTAGTGAAATGGGGTAACCATCTGGATCTCAAAGGGTCCTGAGGGATGAAAGGAATGATCAGAAGCCACTAAGCGCAGAGCATGAGATCAATTAGAGGGGAGAGCCGGCAGGGCAGGCCGGGCCCCGTGTCAGAGGACACTGAAAGCAAAACCCCAGCATGCCCAGCCTGGGCTCCTCGATGCCATCTGTCTCATCTCTGTCCTTTGTGCTAGCCTGGTGACAGGAAGGGCCGCAGTTCCTGGAAGGCGAGTCAAAGTGAAACTACCTCAGGTCCAGCCAGGAGGGGGGCCTATTGGGCTCCCCTAGCCAGGTGGGCACGGGTGTGGGGGCAGGGCGGAGAAGGGACCCTTGAGCCCTCCAGCCGGCTTCCCCTTTCCTGGATTCAGGATGGGGGAAGCTGAGGTCACACTTGTGGGCCCTGGCGCCCTCCACAGGCGCTAGGGAGGAGCCGGGCGCGATGGCCTCCGATGCAGATTTGATGACCTCACACCCCTGGTCACGTGTCCCCGCAGCGTCCCCTTATCTAGCACCTTCTAGGCAGGGACCATTActgtctcattttacagatgaggcaactgaggcCAAGAGAGGTTAGGCTCCTTGTCTACACCTCACAGATGGTAAAAGTAGTAGAGGCAGCATGTGAACCGAGTAGGATGATGCCAGAGCAACCCAATTGCTAGATACTGAAATATGACCCCTTTCCCATGGGACTTGAGGTCCCCGACCACCTGGTCCCAAGGTACATTTCCAGGCCTACATCATGCTCTCACATTCCCCATCTGCTTCCGTCATCCCCGATTTCTAATCATTTCTTAGGGCTGTTGACCAACCTGAGAAGCCTCTGATGTTTCTCTTGCTTCCTTTTCACTTGGCAAACTCCTACTCGACCTTCAAAACCCAGCTCAGTCCTCACTTTCCCCAGGAGGAATTCTTCCTTGGTTCTGCTGGGCTGCCACAGCCTCTGTTAAAGTCTACACCTAGAAGCCGAGAGGTTTGCTCTGTCTCCTAGACTGTGAGTGCCAGGAAGGCAGGGTACTTGTTGGGTGCGTGATACAAGCAAGTTAcctagcctctctgtgccttggtgtcCCCATTATTATCGTCGCTATCTCTCAGGACTGTTAGGGGAGTAAATGCAGTCAGTCTGTAAAGCGTTTAGAAGCTGGCCTAGTACAAAGGTCTCTGGAAATGGAACAACAGTCCCATGGTGAGCACATATGGCAGGATAAACGGAGGAGCAATGGGGAGAGATGGTATACCTGGGCGTGCAGGTGAAGGGTGCTCTAGGTGTGGGTgtgccacctgggcgcccctgaCCCCACAGGATTTGTTGGGCACAGGACTGGCAAAAATTCTCCCACGTGTTTATTTCAATGTGCATCAGGGAAAAAAGTATCACGTCCAACACGAGATGCTATGACTATCATCACCTGAGACAACACTAAAGGAGGTATTTAGATTTTCAAAAAGTCAGGTGAGGGGCGTTTGTTTAGAAAACGTGGTAAccagggcgcctaggtggctcagtggttgagcatctatctgccttcggcttagggtgtgatcccggggtgccaggatcgagtcccacatcgggctccctgcaaggagcctgcttctccctctgcctgtgtctctgcctctctctgtgtgtgtctcccatgaataaataaataaaatctttaaaaagagcaaaaaaggaACTGTGGTAAGCATTATCTTAGGTGTATGGTGGAATTTGGGGAATGCAGgacaaataaaagaaaggaaaatgagagacagagacggggCGGGGCCATAAGGGGGCGGGGCCAAGAGATGGGGCGGGgccagggaaggggaggagccagcgctgggggcgggggcaggggaggggcagaggaggggctaGAGAGAGGAGCGAAGGGATGGAGACAGACTCGGAGCCacaaaggggaggggagaggtgcgagggggcagggagaggaagaatgagaggatgaagaaggaaagggaacagaaaggccctaagaataaaagaaaggaccCTCGCGTGGacggatgaatgagtgaatgagccggtgaaagaatgaataatccAAGGCATGTATAAAATAAAGGgcagggacgcccggggggctcagctgttgagcatctgccttcagctcagggcatgatcctggggtcccagggtcgagtcccacatggggtttctcccagggagcctgcttctccctctgcctatgtctctgcctctctctgtctctcatgaataaataaccaaaatctttgaaaaataaacacataaaagaaagGGCAAACAAACGAGGGGAAGGCATTGGTGGCCGAGCCTGGTGGCAGGCTCTCAGGTGCGCAGCCCCTGCTCCCGGGCCGTGACTGTGTGGCGGGGCCCCATGGGGGACCTCTCTGGGCTGCAGGCCTGGTCTAGTGGCGGTGGCTGCGTCCTTGACCCTCGGCCCGGCAAGCCCAGCTTGCCACACCCTCCCCTCCCAACCAGGAACCTCAGCACCTTCTGTACTCCAGCCCGAGAACTGAAAGTAAAAGCCATCCTGAGCTTTGCCCCAGCCTTCCTGTTCCTCTGCTGGTTTCTTAGAAATCAGCTGCCTGGGCTTCCAGCTGCCGCCTGGACTTCATCTCTCACCGAAGAGCCCCCTCACCCTGGTAGGTGCCACACTAACCTCGGCAACAGGGCTGGAGGCCTGTGCCGGAGAGGGCCCCCCCCCAGGGAGCGTGGGGGTCATGCGCTCAGCCCACAAACCTTTATTCGCGCCTCCAAAGTGCTAGGTGTGGGGGAAGCAGGTGAATCTGTGTGGCCCAGAGTTAGGAGGAGGGCTTAGGGAGGGGTTCACTGTCCCCCGAGTCGGGTGCCAACAGGTAGGTGGCTGCAGGGTTGGTGGAGGGCACCCAGAGACCAGTAAGTCATGGGGTCCCTGGAATCGTGGGGAGGAGGTTGGGAGACGTGCAATCAGGGGAGGCTCCCTGGAGGGGCCGCTGTCAGCCGCTTCAAGCGCCAGTGGGAAGGGGTTCACCTGGGCAGCCTCTGTGGGGAAGGGCATCTGAGGCATAGGGAACAGAATAGTCAAAGTGACCTGTGTTATTCCCCACAATCCATATAACTGCCCCCAAAGTACACACATCTCTCCATCTCTTGCCGGGGGAGAAACTACGACCTCAAAGAAGTATGGTGGTTTGATCTGGCCAGGACTCCCAGCTGGAGTGGAGATCCAGAAGCAGCCCGCGTGTGCCCAGCCTCTCTCCTGAGCCAGACTCAAGGGGTACCCGGATCCTcaccatgtctgtctgtctggaaGCACACCCTCTGCCCCGGGTCCcaggctcccacacaccccgcttAAACCCTCCACACCTTAAAGTGGCCTGCCTGGGTCACACAGCCTACTGCGGGGTCAGAGTCAGGATTCAGCCCCAGGTTTGCAGGGCCTCAAAGGGCCCCCTCCTTCTCCGTGAGGCATCGGGTACCTTACAGAACACACACCTGAGCTGACAGTCTCTGTCCCCACATTCTAAGGAGGGTGGACAGGACAGCATGGAAAAAAATCTT from Vulpes vulpes isolate BD-2025 chromosome 3, VulVul3, whole genome shotgun sequence encodes:
- the SOCS1 gene encoding suppressor of cytokine signaling 1, producing the protein MVAHNQVAADNAISTAAESRRRPEPSPTSSPSPSPSASASSSASSSSAAPARARPCAPPAAPAPAPAPTPAPAPAPAAAPGDTHFRTFRSHAEYRRITRASALLDACGFYWGPLSVHGAHERLRAEPVGTFLVRDSRQRNCFFALSVKMASGPTSIRVHFQAGRFHLDGSRESFDCLFELLEHYVAAPRRMLGAPLRQRRVRPLQELCRQRIVATVGRENLARIPLNPVLRDYLSSFPFQI